One Mycosarcoma maydis chromosome 9, whole genome shotgun sequence DNA window includes the following coding sequences:
- a CDS encoding uncharacterized protein (related to DCR2 - dosage-dependent cell cycle regulator) yields the protein MRHKIGKGVLLTAGFSLLLTCVFYLAHDTVLHNSRIIGWQAYTAIDLRPSSKSASAVTDAVANTAADMVGQLYDDMFPLDVFAPLLPNPAPITEIAVKGCLPLTKCQPKTSPADDALLGKWVKVDRSLSPAGQLGASAGGILKNLFGSIEQRYLFYRKSRRRDVQSVVELRLVEEGQTPPRGDDGWHRVKNNLRSKVVRMMSGQKGLHLYYRAILPAQRVQEKLESWSRDGNIAMDAITELDLVYGDNPPWPGFAAAGIVSDSHPAMASARVTLTYRRKPTRKPTLTRLRFKPDGTFKILQLADLHFSVSPEPCRDYDAKDPRWFSRGCLSKNDTLSLVNNWLDTEKPDLVVLTGDQLNGQGTSWDPYSVLSLWTAPLIQRKIPYAVILGNHDSESGPLSRAEQMQIISNMPYSYSSVGPSMVTGEGNYYLNIESPLVDRGHVATLWFMDTGTHADKDKWKPWAKPGYGYVHKDQIKWFEQKYAAIKQTLLPYKPDGAQDLGAQAWRKDKVWDAGDADGGQVLGRPPSVVFMHIPVPESMNPVDQGVLPKVVNPTQPWRSSSEKAGLVVGDRKETATYKGAQAQPGIFDLFTTLNAHTSAPSSSTPHYTSPTTHDQPNRGIRLLVHGHMHLNSDCRRVQNIWICFGGGSSLAGYGSPNIQRRARVIVLEDWASRIRTYHRISSARSEEADKRFDEFVLNYGSN from the coding sequence ATGCGGCACAAGATCGGAAAGGGCGTCTTGCTCACCGCAGGATtctcgctcctcctcaCATGTGTATTTTACCTTGCCCATGACACCGTGCTACACAACTCTCGAATCATCGGATGGCAAGCATACACCGCCATAGATCTTCGGCCTTCCTCCAAATCAGCCTCTGCTGTTACAGATGCAGTTGCCAACACTGCCGCCGACATGGTTGGCCAGTTGTACGATGATATGTTTCCACTCGATGTGTTCGCCCCCCTCCTACCTAACCCAGCGCCCATCACAGAGATCGCCGTCAAAGGCTGTCTGCCCCTCACCAAGTGTCAGCCCAAGACGTCACCTGCAGACGATGCGTTGCTCGGCAAATGggtcaaagtcgatcgGAGCCTGAGTCCAGCTGGTCAGCTAGGCGCTTCTGCGGGCGGTATACTAAAAAATCTATTTGGAAGCATTGAACAACGCTATCTCTTCTATCGAAAGTCGAGGAGAAGAGATGTACAGTCTGTGGTGGAGCTTCGGCTAGTCGAAGAAGGTCAGACTCCACCCAGAGGTGACGATGGCTGGCACAGAGTCAAGAACAATTTGCGGTCCAAGGTGGTACGTATGATGTCGGGGCAGAAAGGGTTACATCTCTACTACCGAGCTATCTTGCCCGCTCAGCGCGTTCAAGAGAAGCTGGAATCGTGGAGTCGTGACGGAAACATAGCCATGGATGCCATCACAGAGCTCGACCTTGTGTACGGTGACAACCCCCCCTGGCCCggttttgctgctgccggcaTCGTCTCGGATTCGCACCCCGCCATGGCATCTGCTCGTGTCACGCTCACCTATCGACGAAAACCCACACGCAAGCCGACGCTCACTCGGCTCCGATTTAAACCAGACGGGACGTTCAAGATTCTTCAACTGGCTGATCTGCATTTCTCGGTGTCCCCCGAACCTTGCCGTGATTACGATGCCAAGGATCCGCGTTGGTTCTCGCGTGGCTGCCTGTCCAAGAACGATACCCTTTCGCTGGTCAACAACTGGCTCGATACCGAAAAGCCCGACTTGGTGGTTCTGACAGGTGACCAATTGAATGGTCAAGGTACATCGTGGGATCCGTACAGCGTTCTTTCACTCTGGACGGCGCCGTTGATCCAACGAAAGATTCCTTACGCTGTCATTCTGGGCAATCACGATAGCGAGTCTGGCCCGTTATCACGTgccgagcagatgcagatcaTCAGCAACATGCCGTATTCGTATAGTTCCGTGGGCCCTTCCATGGTGACAGGCGAGGGGAACTACTATCTCAATATCGAATCGCCATTGGTGGACAGAGGACACGTCGCAACGTTGTGGTTCATGGATACGGGCACGCATgccgacaaggacaagtGGAAGCCCTGGGCCAAACCTGGCTACGGCTATGTGCACAAGGATCAGATCAAATGGTTTGAGCAAAAGTACGCGGCGATCAAACAGACGTTGCTGCCGTACAAACCAGACGGAGCGCAGGATCTTGGAGCGCAAGCTTGGAGGAAGGACAAAGTGTGGGATGCAGGTGATGCAGATGGTGGACAAGTGCTGGGCCGACCTCCCAGTGTGGTGTTTATGCACATTCCGGTACCTGAAAGTATGAACCCGGTGGATCAAGGCGTGCTTCCCAAGGTGGTCAACCCCACGCAGCCTTGgagatcgtcgagcgagaAAGCTGGTTTGGTCGTCGGCGATAGAAAAGAAACGGCTACCTACAAAGGCGCACAGGCGCAGCCGGGCATCTTTGACCTCTTCACTACCCTCAACGCCCACACTTCcgcaccatcatcctccACGCCTCACTACACATCCCCGACCACACACGATCAGCCCAACCGAGGCATTCGACTGCTAGTGCACGGACACATGCATCTCAATTCCGACTGTAGGCGCGTCCAGAACATCTGGATCTGCTTCGGAGGCGGCTCCTCACTTGCTGGCTACGGTAGCCCTAACATCCAGAGACGAGCACGAGTGATCGTGCTCGAAGATTGGGCTAGTCGAATCAGAACGTATCATCGCATCAGCTCGGCGCGATCCGAAGAGGCGGACAAAAGGTTCGACGAGTTCGTGCTCAACTATGGCAGCAACTAG
- a CDS encoding uncharacterized protein (related to URB1 - nucleolar protein required for the normal accumulation of 25S and 5.8S rRNAs): MVDKRKRAGSDAAASVLRDSDASDDEQNVEQPDAEHADKQNKALEPFSDGTELYEALKTPSADLLRLLLSRLRHQTTLTFAENTQRSTIPASDKRIQLVRDYCQLCESQASNSVPSTSAATSILLTWQLADRQDLPTLLHLPIFCLAQSLALLSIHYPTHALGSNIIERILSPNEPWLAMMQTYISNLGGAKFSSSKQRDPRSKGSDVAALASLVLLREITLFAKGRHAAQLFDSFNWSMKVLPHIFNMRRRIHRKSKTSKKAQVAQDVSLRRPDIRTLYILFLLSFLQQSFSHAPKLRLLELGRDFLPAILKGLPQDPPDVVQTILLHLHEDLIKDTKIPRSKKVEFWNEWACGCVVQLYSREEEHVLIHADTQAVENPSVAELAHHFLLSICTNPGFGICYPDRGWYPRKATGRSDAEDILSQAQNHTLLDGISQDDFAAQADDAQKGKQVRSGSIYNKVLSGVIRQLAVAEDLRQQELALNILTACPELVGPYLESSCAGLSVDPRPSSRWLCNIAFFGRVVGLELPSFRNAKVEHLETSHDPVAGALVPPSHRMFASEPPPMSSILANILPGPFHRSLFSAGLTHTDKLVQYSSCALLSRCLDRMVRFRNICINAVSELDEDDNGPWRKCLEALETEARKRIPDTSIVVQIIQVATSRSSVNGQPNDNEQHVVSHDPTSNAASQKEKMISTEAALRLLSLYYQAVPSSAFDVRFNAGKLLTNAFIRSSALPSAQLQGQGRVRGHATTDTADGEAQTSAAENSDDEGGEDDEDTGEVNLEALCQVHTLRILSHSARAASFDWTAKPAGSSDNLSYLGLLLTLFVSTPLDQVKQACEELLRSLLASSSFFEHHPPEIDAWLASLPQFDALATKNEEQQARGVSSHASSPFLSAEQHSVISFLDECMLRCAKTPYRYVEAARQFMQQHGEVDDTLAGYPGYPGYPSKNASANLLGSPWLMAIFEQFTIRVEKQLFDTSDGTVEALLAFFVRLLPTLCAYSRQTSALEAMAVKVVDTFKLSPKYASSTFLSSVILSKIRSICIAPEADANTSKTKRSTSAHTPLVLDVSTPGDLTTRLRSAERPLSVAQVLQVYRTIQGLHDRGFACVSQILEELDPMSENIIAAAFQGAAEIAIGTVPLLHLPLSATFVEPVQDDFMLSARDGDAENQSMLVPWNAREQTRLAVWAAFFRSQSKQDDKQLLPHVVSLLSLADVSGYLSHEDAKHFFFAEAISAIHPTKHAQVASGALLSISKLVVRHLDPSRSEHVQMVSSLFRQVGQVEASNGDFFRSMTNLAPFLPDNDAFELIDVCTRMLETHEAEATVSLLASETFAVLVASLDPTSVVWPKVISRLPSIVEAALQPRQDGGRQSKHYDEVASRQRLLFCVIQSILQHSHRHATSSYMQILALADFSKLAQTSITSPAMDGALVAAIHAHPALALSISAAVRSILATDGPNREGALRTIPRTLLTLMSALLEQGAPALDGQEWTQAHVEPVAQLAAAAIIDGEETAGTSHELAACLIVSLRCAHKFGWEQVQAEIGNKFLAFVVSSAKSSPFKAFQRPLIEVLLGLIEEIPDFSRLSGILQSTVDAALLWLVRRFAEDSNDSSDLVQTITLFTSLVECLDDDTSPSTQLKKSLVDPVVQAAIKNRLCAVDQMRLVLELCKHTDLEPSHVSRYLGALTAHSDFTSIMRGSAAIQQPIPPGQGSSDAEEDDPPESSKQEASEQLKQLTVELVYTVASRDARTLLRAPLLTKLMSFYGATLSKSDRMLLALFRRFEEECGQSFMCLVQGWKLPASSREFVNSATEGGQSTLEALRSLDANIVLATCTEYPRSLSLHNTISYGYEGDAVDARSPRQVYGSHTNPAQRYDPVFVLSLLAGVTAPGIKLSGLEWLTVFGTNAPGLLVCGLSSRCNDMRRACLTLVSNLYLAIQEAEFQEKDHLIMVFDLVRDALDSTLAIRDSSCSEEMAAASDTAYLPITTTLFIAHALRSVVTPRSFIYPVISHFLLQRPELDVGDVPLLYNLLYTASDKYKQERMWMLRFLRDVARSGGRSDWKIFKRRRTWELLASLYDGCDGAMSGASMSSDRVLEETSMRALIEDTTTWLVRNADVAIELVTRRGLLTWMWQQAVREGVVALAEYHSGGRDNKSTDTTSVEATATSTSTLRSIWILLLARLIRSIDLDRLHRATDASWLAPTITLTSTTIKALHTCATSPSAAHTNRNLPGVSTDLIRTISYAATTVVENVLLFADEPAMGMWKNKIVEILHMLMDLVDNAFALALASETDDRVWQDCCVRVQRCALALAAASADAEQSAAATQDYQKSLALLVRRSTILCRRIDVDTSQLVLANLFSTSASA; encoded by the exons ATGGTCGACAAACGAAAACGTGCTGGCTCGGATGCAGCTGCGTCAGTACTCCGCGATTCAGATGCATCAGACGATGAGCAAAACGTCGAGCAACCTGACGCCGAGCACGCTGATAAGCAGAACAAGGCGCTAGAACCTTTCTCTGACGGTACTGAGCTCTACGAAGCTCTCAAGACGCCCTCGGCAGATCTTTTGCGCCTTTTGCTGTCTCGACTTCGACATCAGACTACCCTTACCTTTGCCGAAAACACCCAGAGATCCACCATCCCCGCCAGCGACAAGAGGATACAGCTCGTCAGAGACTACTGTCAGCTTTGCGAATCGCAAGCTTCGAATTCTGTGCCATCAACATCAGCCGCAACCTCAATCCTTCTGACATGGCAACTCGCAGATCGCCAGGATCTCCCTACTTTGCTTCACCTCCCTATTTTCTGTCTCGCACAGTCACTCGCGCTCCTCTCGATCCACTATCCCACCCATGCACTCGGCTCCAACAtcatcgagcgcatcctcTCACCAAATGAGCCTTGGCTGGCCATGATGCAAACTTACATATCTAACCTGGGTGGTGCCAAGTTTTCATCCTCCAAGCAGCGCGACCCTCGCTCCAAAGGTTCcgatgttgctgctctcgcatcgctcgtcttgctccgCGAGATCACCCTCTTTGCCAAGGGCCGCCATGCCGCGCAGCTCTTCGATTCTTTCAACTGGTCAATGAAAGTGCTTCCTCATATCTTCAACATGCGTCGAAGGATTCACCGAAAATCAAAAACATCAAAGAAGGCACAAGTTGCACAAGATGTCTCTCTGCGTCGTCCCGATATCCGCACTCTCTACATTCTATTCCTTCTCTCCTTTCTGCAGCAGAGCTTCTCGCATGCACCGAAACTTCGTCTCTTGGAGCTTGGTCGAGATTTCTTGCCTGCTATCCTCAAAGGACTTCCACAAGATCCTCCAGACGTCGTTCAGACTATCCTTCTCCACCTTCACGAGGACCTCATCAAGGACACCAAAATTCCACGCAGCAAAAAGGTCGAATTTTGGAACGAATGGGCGTGTGGCTGTGTAGTGCAGCTCTACTCgcgcgaggaggagcatGTCCTCATCCACGCAGATACCCAAGCTGTTGAGAACCCTTCGGTGGCCGAGCTTGCACATCACTTTCTCCTCAGCATATGCACCAACCCCGGATTCGGTATCTGCTATCCAGATCGAGGATGGTATCCGCGCAAAGCTACTGGTAGATCAGATGCCGAAGACATCCTAAGCCAGGCACAGAATCACACCTTGCTTGATGGCATCAGTCAGGATGACTTTGCTGCACAAGCTGACGATGCACAAAAGGGCAAACAAGTCCGCAGCGGATCGATTTACAACAAGGTCCTTTCAGGCGTCATCCGTCAGCTTGCTGTAGCAGAGGATCTGCGTCAGCAAGAATTGGCGCTCAACATTCTTACAGCTTGTCCCGAGCTCGTTGGTCCCTACCTCGAAAGCTCCTGCGCTGGACTGAGCGTCGATCCGAGACCGAGTTCACGCTGGCTTTGCAACATCGCCTTTTTTGGCCGCGTTGTCGGTCTAGAGCTCCCTTCCTTCCGCAATGCTAAggtcgagcatctcgaaaCATCTCACGACCCAGTAGCTGGAGCTCTCGTGCcaccatcgcatcgcatgTTTGCATCCGAGCCGCCGCCCATGTCGAGCATTCTTGCCAACATCCTTCCAGGACCATTCCACCGCTCCCTTTTCAGTGCAGGTCTCACTCATACGGATAAGCTTGTACAATATTCAAGCTGCGCGCTCTTGTCTCGCTGCCTCGATCGCATGGTTCGCTTCCGCAATATTTGCATCAATGCGGTCTCTGAGCTGGATGAAGACGACAACGGGCCTTGGAGAAAATGCCTCGAAGCTCTTGAAACGGAGGCACGCAAGCGTATTCCTGACACTTCTATCGTCGTCCAGATTATTCAAGTTGCTACCTCCCGGTCGAGCGTCAATGGGCAACCGAATGACAATGAACAACACGTCGTCTCGCACGACCCTACTTCGAATGCCGCATCACAGAAGGAGAAAATGATCTCCACCGAAGCAGCCCTGAGACTTCTCTCGCTGTATTACCAAGCCGTGCCGAGCTCTGCCTTCGACGTTCGCTTCAACGCTGGAAAGCTTTTGACAAACGCTTTCATACGCTCCTCAGCATTGCCCTCTGCTCAACTGCAGGGACAAGGTAGAGTGAGGGGTCATGCTACGACTGACACGGCCGACGGAGAGGCCCAAACATCAGCAGCGGAAAacagcgatgacgaaggaggtgaagatgacgaggatACTGGTGAAGTTAACTTGGAAGCTCTATGCCAGGTGCACACTCTACGCATCCTCTCTCACTCTGCCAGGGCGGCGTCTTTCGACTGGACTGCCAAGCCTGCTGGTTCAAGCGACAACCTCAGCTATCTCGGACTCCTTCTCACCCTCTTCGTCTCTACGCCACTCGACCAAGTGAAGCAGGCGTGCGAGGAGCTGCTTCGCTCACTTctcgcttcttcgtccttcTTCGAGCATCACCCTCCCGAAATTGATGCATGGCTTGCAAGTTTGCCGCAATTCGACGCTCTCGCAACTAAGAATGAAGAACAGCAGGCACGCGGTGTCAGCTCTCACGCTTCCAGTCCCTTCCTCTCTGCAGAACAACACTCGGTCATCTCTTTCTTGGATGAATGTATGCTCCGATGTGCAAAGACGCCCTACCGCTATGTCGAGGCAGCTCGTCAATTTATGCAACAGCatggcgaggtggacgacACCTTGGCTGGCTACCCTGGCTACCCTGGCTACCCTTCTAAGAATGCCTCCGCAAATTTGCTTGGCTCTCCCTGGCTCATGGCGATTTTCGAGCAATTCACCATCCGCGTGGAGAAGCAATTGTTTGACACTAGTGACGGTACAGTGGAGGCGCTTCTGGCGTTTTTTGTTCGTCTGCTACCAACCCTGTGTGCTTATAGTCGGCAGACTTCTGCTCTCGAGGCAATGGCTGTCAAGGTTGTAGACACTTTCAAATTAAGCCCAAAGTATGCCTCATCAACCTTTCTGTCATCGGTGATTCTCAGCAAGATCCGTAGCATCTGCATTGCCCCCGAGGCCGATGCGAATACAAGCAAGACGAAACGTTCGACGTCCGCTCATACACCCTTGGTCCTCG ATGTATCCACACCTGGAGATCTCACTACACGTCTACGAAGCGCAGAGAGACCTTTATCTGTGGCCCAGGTTCTCCAAGTGTACCGAACGATCCAAGGGCTGCACGATCGTGGCTTCGCGTGCGTATCTCAAATtctcgaagagctcgatcCGATGTCAGAGAACATCATCGCGGCTGCTTTCCAGGGAGCAGCAGAAATAGCGATCGGCACCGTTCCTTTGCTTCACCTTCCTCTCAGCGCCACTTTTGTCGAACCTGTTCAGGACGATTTTATGCTGAGCGCAAGGGATGGCGACGCCGAAAACCAGAGTATGTTGGTGCCCTGGAACGCAAGGGAGCAAACAAGGCTTGCTGTCTGGGCCGCCTTCTTCCGTTCgcaaagcaagcaagacgatAAACAGTTGCTGCCTCACGTGGTTTCGCTTCTCTCGCTTGCTGATGTCTCCGGCTATCTCTCGCACGAAGATGCCAAGCACTTCTTTTTCGCCGAGGCCATCTCCGCCATCCATCCCACCAAACATGCTCAAGTTGCGTCAGGTGCTCTGTTGTCAATCAGCAAACTTGTTGTTAGGCACTTGGACCCGAGCCGCAGTGAACACGTCCAAATGGTCTCGTCATTGTTCCGCCAAGTCGGACAAGTTGAAGCCTCTAATGGTGACTTTTTCCGATCCATGACCAACTTGGCTCCCTTCTTGCCAGATAACGATGCTTTCGAACTGATAGACGTGTGCACTCGTATGCTCGAGACTCacgaagcagaagcaacTGTGAGCCTCTTGGCTTCGGAGACTTTCGCTGTTTTGGTTGCTTCTTTGGATCCGACATCTGTAGTCTGGCCGAAGGTGATATCGCGACTGCCATCCATTGTCGAGGCAGCCTTGCAACCTAGGCAAGATGGAGGCCGACAAAGTAAACACTATGACGAAGTTGCAAGCCGACAGCGTTTGCTCTTTTGCGTCATACAATCAATCTTGCAGCATTCTCATCGACATGCAACGTCTTCATACATGCAAATCCTTGCTCTAGCAGATTTCAGCAAGCTTGCTCAAACGAGTATCACTTCTCCTGCCATGGATGGCGCCCTGGTGGCCGCAATCCACGCCCATCCGGCGCTGGCTTTGTCTATCTCTGCCGCAGTACGTTCCATCCTGGCTACGGATGGCcccaatcgtgaaggtGCTCTTAGGACCATACCGCGCACGCTGCTGACCCTAATGTCAGCGCTTCTCGAACAAGGTGCGCCAGCACTGGATGGACAAGAATGGACTCAGGCACACGTTGAACCGGTAGCCcagctcgctgctgctgccatcatAGACGGTGAAGAAACCGCCGGAACATCACATGAGCTCGCTGCTTGCCTTATCGTCAGCCTGCGATGCGCTCACAAGTTTGGATGGGAGCAGGTGCAGGCTGAAATAGGCAACAAGTTCTTGGCGTTCGTTGTTAGCTCTGCCAAAAGTTCCCCCTTCAAAGCTTTCCAACGTCCTCTAATTGAGGTGTTGCTTGGCCTGATAGAGGAGATTCCAGATTTTTCCCGTCTATCCGGAATTTTGCAGTCTACAGTCGATGCCGCTTTGCTCTGGCTTGTTCGACGATTTGCGGAAGATAGCAATGACTCGAGTGACCTGGTGCAGACGATCACTCTATTCACCTCTCTGGTGGAATGCCTTGATGACGACACCTCGCCAAGTACGCAACTGAAAAAATCGCTGGTTGATCCGGTCGTTCAAGCAGCCATCAAGAATCGATTATGCGCTGTAGACCAAATGCGACTTGTTCTGGAACTCTGCAAGCACACCGATCTCGAGCCATCACATGTTTCGCGCTACCTCGGTGCTTTAACCGCCCATTCTGACTTCACCTCTATAATGCGCGGATCTGCCGCCATTCAACAACCCATCCCTCCCGGCCAGGGTTCCAGCGATGCCGAAGAAGATGATCCACCTGAATCGAGTAAACAGGAAGCGTCGGAACAGTTAAAGCAACTCACAGTGGAGCTAGTCTACACCGTCGCCAGCCGCGACGCTAGAACACTGCTTCGTGCGCCACTCTTGACAAAGCTCATGTCGTTCTACGGTGCGACGCTGTCCAAGTCAGACCGTATGCTGCTCGCGTTGTTTCGGCGCTTTGAGGAAGAATGCGGGCAGTCGTTCATGTGCCTTGTCCAGGGCTGGAAGCTGCCCGCTTCCTCGAGGGAATTTGTCAACAGTGCGACGGAGGGTGGTCAGTCTACATTGGAGGCATTGCGGTCGCTCGATGCAAACATCGTCTTAGCGACCTGCACTGAATACcctcgctctctctctttaCACAACACGATCAGCTACGGCTATGAGGGCGACGCTGTTGATGCTCGCTCTCCAAGACAGGTCTATGGAAGTCACACCAATCCGGCTCAACGCTATGACCCCGTGTTTGTCCTTTCGCTCCTTGCCGGTGTCACTGCGCCGGGGATCAAGCTGAGTGGCTTGGAGTGGCTTACGGTGTTTGGCACAAATGCACCTGGCCTGCTGGTGTGCGGACTTTCATCTCGCTGCAATGATATGCGACGAGCCTGTCTGACACTTGTCTCGAATCTCTACCTCGCTATCCAAGAAGCCGAGTTTCAAGAAAAGGATCATCTGATTATGGTGTTCGATCTTGTCCGCGACGCTCTCGACTCGACACTCGCCATTCGCGACTCGTCTTGTTCGGAAGAAATGGCTGCTGCATCCGACACGGCTTACCTTCCCATCACGACGACCCTCTTCATCGCACACGCGCTGCGATCAGTTGTAACGCCCAGATCCTTTATTTACCCGGTGATCTCACATTTTCTTCTGCAACGACCCGAGCTCGATGTGGGAGATGTGCCTCTGCTCTACAACCTGCTTTACACAGCATCGGACAAGTACAAGCAGGAACGCATGTGGATGCTTCGTTTCCTTCGCGATGTCGCACGTTCGGGTGGCAGGAGCGATTGGAAAATCTTCAAGCGTCGACGCACTTGGGAGCTGTTGGCTTCGCTGTACGACGGCTGTGATGGTGCAATGTCGGGTGCTAGTATGAGCTCGGATAGGGTGTTGGAGGAGACCTCGATGCGTGCATTGATCGAGGACACGACGACTTGGTTAGTGAGAAACGCCGATGtggcgatcgagcttgttaCGCGGAGAGGCTTGTTGACGTGGATGTGGCAGCAGGCAGTGCGCGAAGGTGTGGTTGCCTTGGCTGAATATCACAGTGGTGGCCGGGATAACAAGTCGACAGATACAACATCAGTCGAAGCGACCGCAACGTCCACATCGACACTTCGGAGCATCTGGATCTTACTACTCGCCCGACTCATCCGCAGCATCGACCTGGACCGTCTGCATCGAGCTACCGACGCTTCCTGGCTCGCACCCACTATCACGCTCACGTCGACAACGATCAAGGCACTTCACACGTGCGCCACATCTCCGTCTGCCGCCCACACGAACCGTAACCTTCCCGGAGTATCGACGGATCTCATTCGCACCATCTCGTATGCGGCGAcgacggtggtggagaATGTGCTGTTGTTCGCAGATGAACCAGCGATGGGTATGTGGAAGAACAAGATTGTCGAAATTTTGCACATGCTCATGGATCTGGTAGACAACGCGTTCGcattggcgttggcgtccGAAACGGATGACCGTGTTTGGCAAGATTGCTGCGTGCGCGTCCAGCGATGTGCGCTTGCTCTAGCTGCCGCTTCGGCCGACGCCGAGCAGTCGGCTGCAGCGACGCAGGATTACCAAAAGTCTCTGGCTCTATTGGTGCGAAGATCGACTATCTTGTGTCGACGCATCGATGTTGACACGTCTCAACTGGTACTTGCCAACCTTttctccacctcggcatcaGCATGA